GTCAgtggccatttctgtctgagaacctcctgcttgaagccttgcaattGTTGGGTATCTTATTGGTCTCATGATGCCAAAatatgaacagcatgatgaggactgtttatataccaattctaattgaaccaggaaatgtattggccGGTTCATGgctcaaacacctgttgtgaattctgctgttaagctccttgttagctCCTGCAAGTTATACAAAAACTACTGAAACATTGACCAGTtgtacatgtgcattcaaaagtttacagAAGGTCACatcaagttcacctgtaaaggttacagtgcattttaggttaatcctgaaatttcacccacaagtccAATATCCCTAATAAGGGATGAGCGAAATTGACTTTGGGtggaacatccgaagtcgatttgcataaaactttgttccaatactgtacggagcaggagctctgtacagtattagaatgtattggctccgatgagccggttattgcttcgcaaagtctcatgagacttcgggtaatatcATAaactgtactgtaaaaaaacatttcccgaactctggtgcggtctgggaaatgttttttacagtacataTTAATGTATGAAATTACCCGAAGACTCGTAAGACTTTGCGAagaaataactttggctcatcggagccaatccattctaatactgtaactagctcctgctctgtacagtattgaaacaaagttttatgcgaatctacTTTgagtgtttcatccgaagttgattcgctcaccCCTAATCTTTTGAGTGTACATATTTATATAAACAAAATACTCACCTGTGTCTTGCTCTCATCTGCCATGCAGCCCACAGACATCTTCTGCTGCAAGTACATTACTGTTACCTACTTTGCCAGGTCTCAAGTGGCGCAGTAATGAAGCCAGTAATGCCTGCATTGGGACATAGGTGTTTGTGACCCTCATGCTGCCTGAAAAGCAACAAAGGTTGCAGTGATATGGGGGCCCCCTGCTGTTCTGCTGCCTTATAAGCTTTAGGCCTAGTggcatgtgagatggggaaacggCTCTCCTTGTCTGAGCACTGTTTGTGTAGACTacattaaatgttctggactgacattctgctgtttggccacaagattcCGCTGTTTCCTAACACGGCTACAGACTGCACATATCTCCATATTCAGGAGAGAGGTGGGGTTTACAGAGTCTAGAGAggagagcagccatcttagagggaggtgaaactaaggaactgtgtgagcagagaatctgacggcacccaggtgtgagagcatccctcagtgaccagagctgcagctaagtgaagctgatcatgtccAAAACCCTGATTTTGTCCAGAGGAAGTAGGATTGCTGCCAGGAATGCTGATtagagcagaggaacaaagcaacatacactgtgcTACCACAAGCTTGTTAGAGAGAATTTGTTTTGTTCAGTCACCAGCGGATACAAAGCAGACCCGGGTCAGTAAAATTCTGTTGGCAAATGCTGGTGTTAGGCTTGCTTTCCTAGTtcatgacttcactgtatcccgggtgcccaccccggtacacggtttACAGGCATGCAGCCTATGGGGCTTAACTGCAGGGATGGGAGCTAGAAGCTTCTGTTCATTAGCCGTAAACTGccatctgtacagaccaaaaagtggTTTCTGattttatcctgaggataggtcatcagcatcgcAAAACCTGAATTTAAAAATGGGACATTTtttgatacattccctttaataggAAACCAGAATGTTAGCTTGTCCCATGagctttattttttcacttttaatttaAATGAACGCAACAGCAATGTGTAATGCCTCCCCATCTCGCCAACTTCTTCTTCTGGTGCAAACAGCGGATCATGGGGGTGGCTCTTTGGTCCAGCTTCACTCtgaaaaggggttgtttcattaaGGTCTCCTTTTTTATATCGCACAGTGAAGTCCAAAGCAGCTCAGACTGTCCGTACTTGAGTTCTATGTATATAGGCTTCTGTTATGAGGCCAATTATTCATATAGAGCTGGATCCTAACAAATTACAGGTTACAATCTTGTGACTGCCTTCAGTCTACAAGGTTGCTTTAACCCCTTTCATTGACTACTTTACTTTAATCTGTGTGTAAATGCAATTTCATATTATAAGCAATGTCTGGTGTCTTCCAACCCAGTGCTCAGTGAAAGGATGCTCTAAGACCTTCAGAAAGAAAAAGGCCTTAAAACTGCACCTCTCAGAACATAGTGGCGAGCCCCTGTTTCGGTGAGTTCTTGATGATGGCCAGTAGAAACTGCGTATTAGTCTTTGGAAATGTCCCTCTTCGGGATATATGGCAGATGTTGGAGCTTGAAGGATTAGTTTGCATGGAATACTACCCTGCAGCCCTCAGTTCTGCTATAGTAAATGCTTACAGGTTCATATTTGCTCTCCTGAATGAGCAGAATCCTGAGAACTTTGACCGCAACATTtgcagtccttaaaggggttatctgacttGGGCTGCACTCCTGTGCGGCAGCCACTTGCGGCATCACATACTGTGCATTAAGCATGTGATCGTAGCCTGGTTAGAACCCACAGAGCTTAGTGAGGGTTTCATTTTTAACATGCATGGTTCAAATCAGTCTAGGGTCATGTGCCCCCAACGTATGGCATGTGATTCTggaggataaccccctttaaaaaaaaaaaggacctgtTGTCTCTCTCCTGATGTCTGTCCGTGACTTCTTTCATTCTCCATGTAGTAACAATtgtggagcatctgttcttatgacctGTTTTGCCATTTTCCTCTTCCTACTACCTTAATGGATtgcctgcaataaaggtccatcagGGTGTTTAACAGTTGGCTGTATCCCTGAAGAGTCTGATATTATCTAGTCAGTGTTGGACTGTGTAGGGAGAAACGTCCATCTGATAACACCCAGGTGGACCTTTATTCATTAATAAACCTCTCATAGGAATCATGAGGCAATGGCACAAAGTAGTTGTATGAAAAGGTGCTCAAGAATGGACCTTACTTGGGAAATGCAGCTAGTTGCTAAAAACACATGttgggagaggtgacaggtccccttcaAAGAAGGTCTCAGAATCAGGGAGGGAGGCCAGTAACCTGTAatactgatcttttttttttttttttttttttttttaaatctggtgTACTCTGGGTTGGTTAATCCTTCAATGACAACCTGGTCTTGGTTCAGAGCTCTGAATCTAGGCTGGCCTGTAATAACTTATTGTCTAACTTCCACTATCTGCTTTTCCGTCTCTGGTTTTTAGTTGTGACCAGCCTGGATGTGAATGGAAATCCAAATCTAAAGCCGGTGTTGCAGGCCACATCCGGCGCCATGCAGGTAACTGCTACCACATGGTATTTTTCAAAGGCATTGCTAATcaggcagtaacttttacttggtAATCTTTAGGCTACCGATGCCCTTTCCAAGGATGTCAAACTACCTCTCCAACCTGGTCGGCTCTGCAGACTCATCGGAAGACCCATCCATGTACGTTTTTTTATAGGAGGTCtacatatagatttttttttttttttttttttttgacagtctATAAGCCCTTAGCAGCGaagggggcagggaagggggcatagttactgtgacttgaagcaaggaggccgctgcttccgtgacttcaggcctgactagagaagcgctggattaaagaacgtttttacagcttttgctgcatctgcctgcaggaagaaaattattgttacaaacatgctgctggctactcaggtactgctgccagcttgggatgtttgttggaggtggcaggttccctttaacctaaccccttccctccagccctaccaTTAAAGAcaaacttggaaaacattacacacAGAACTACAAAACATGCCTCTTGCatccagtgacgtgtcctctgatgtagacgttctttCTTTATATTCTCCACTCAGATCAGACGGccatgatttttcagccatctcttgacTCTTAATTTCCTACTTTTACatcctcctccccaccttctgaacaccccatcttgCCACCCCAGTagtgtgcttcccaatactatactgcagaaacgaatgattccccccccccccccttcatgacAATTCTATTACACAATCCCCTTCAATAATTGGCACAGTGCCCTAAATTGTGCCCTGCAAATGGTGTCCCTGAAAcctggggtccattcacatgtctgtgtgttttgcggatctgcataacactgacaccggcattgtgcgttccgcattttgcagaccgcacttcgccggcacttaatagaaaatgcctaattttgtccacacttacagacaagaataggacatgtttatttttttcgggatcagatttgcggacctggaagtgcgggttCGCATTTCCAGATCCAGGGCGCGCACAtgcagccccacagaaatgaatgggtcggcaattctgttccgcaaaatgcggaatggcattgcggacatgtaaatggagccttatagTGCTGTAAACGGTGTCCTCCaaaaattgtgctaagctgatattgTGCCAGGGTGTCTTccaatgtaacagtcctcccaatagtgtggtaacagtgcacccaatagtagtaatgtccctcattttgcccccagaagtaattcccccttgcaatgtgtgccagtactaaaaaccttttagtgcccccagtagaacgGATGTCCCCACAGTGGCCACATTATAATGTGTGGCAGTACAAATTGCTCCTTTTTACAGccgcaatgtccccatagtggttTCTCTAGTTACAAAATAACCCTCACCCCATTGTGGCCAAACGGCATgctgcccaaaaaataataataataaactcaaatacttgcTGACATTCTGCTCTCAGCGATGCAGTGCAAGAcagacctcttctagtctgtgccctTAGCTCTATGCAGCCCGGCTCAGTCAGCGCAATGACGCCGGCCTCTGAGCTTTAGTCCATTAGCGGAAACTGTGGGCCAGGGAGACGTTGCTTCGGTGCCCTGTCACGGCATTCAACTATACTGCTGTCCTGAATACagtgatgcagttgaatatgtagagatgagcatttctacgatggaagcgctcattgcctgtggtccttccactgcccccctcttgcccctacctggtgctgcttcAGGCAATCGCCTCACTTCACCTCATTGGCTGTGCACCCCTGCATGAAAGTTGTAAAAAGTGTTATGAAATGGGTCTCCTTTTGCAAAAAAACTGCTTCACACCTAtccacaggttgtatgtggtattgctTGCTTGGCTTTATTGAAGAGAATTGGGCTAGGCATCAATACTCAACCCAGTCAGGACAGATTTGGAAGAAGGCAGCCGTGATTTCTTGAATACTGTAAATCCATTAACaaatttgttgtgtttttattccATGGGGATGACTTATTAACTGGTGTGATTGAAAACTGGCTtggctgcccatagcaaccaatcgctccacctttcattttcaaaaaggaacactgaaaaataaagtaatctggttgctaggggcaactaccgtaagccagttttccctttacaccagtttttgtaAATCTTCCCCTGTTTATAAAAATGTGTATATTGAAGATTGACATAAAATTGTAGGCTCTAATTTTCTTTCAATATCTGAATTTCTTTAGTGGACTTGAAGTGTGCCAAGTGTAATAAGCCCTTTAAGAACAGGGGTGCCCTGCGGAAACACAAACTAACCCATGTGTTCAAACCCATCATCTATACCTGCCCCAGAGAGGACTGTAAGAAGACCTTTAACACAGTCTTCAACCTGACTCATCACATACGCAAGATCCATCTTTGTCTGCAGCCCTACCACTGCTACCATGCTGGCTGTGACCGCACTTTCGCCATGAGAGTATGTAGTTCACAATGGCTTGCAGGGTGGCAGAAGCTATGGTATAAAGtcttgaattacattttttttttaaattatttttatttatttttttatttcccccaCCACCATTTTCCTTAGGAAAGCTTGCTTCGTCACCTTGTTGCACATGACCCAGAAAAGAAAAAGATGAAGGTATGGATAGAAAGACCCTTTGGTAATGAAATGGACTTTGAGACAATGGAATACTCTAAAATGAGCACTGGGGGAGCTGAATGTGTTGTGCCTCCAGCACATGTTATCAGCCATTTTCATATTAATCAGTATTTCTACAGATGGTGACCATTAACTGTTGAACTTGGAAGAGGGTTCAGaagccttcggcactccagctgctgtgaaactacaactcccagcatgcatgggTTCTTGGCTGTTGtatctcccacagaagtgaatagagcatgctgggagttagttTCAGAACATCTCGAGTTCCATAGGTTGTGGATTCCTGGGTCCTGGGTgtaaatccgaccaaggacaacatctgcatggagtttttatgctctccccatgtttgcatgggtttcatcTGGGTGCTCTgatttccttccacactccaaagacatactgatagagaacTTGGATTGTGAGCCCAATTGGGGAcacttggatgctaatgtctgtaaaacgctgtggaatatgtcagcactatataagtgcatactATAAATTTAAACCCAGGGGCCCCTGCTGCTACTGGACAGCCATGCtaaccactgcaccaccaagaATGGTCCTGTACAGAAAAAGGTGCCCATGAAGGGCCTGTACATCTTGTAATGGTTGAATTGAGTTTGGAGTAATTCACCAAACTTGCGTTCTCAAGCTACCATATATTGTGGCATAATGCTGAACCTCACACAATTTGTCTTATATTCTATGCTACTGTCTGCATTTACAAATGTTCTAATGATCTTCCTCAGCTTAAATTCAATCTGAAACCCTCAAGGCGTGGAAGAAGGTACCATCGTCCTTTGCCTGCAGTGGAGCAAAATCTGAGTCGCCTCTTTAACATGAAACT
The sequence above is a segment of the Bufo gargarizans isolate SCDJY-AF-19 chromosome 6, ASM1485885v1, whole genome shotgun sequence genome. Coding sequences within it:
- the LOC122942014 gene encoding P43 5S RNA-binding protein-like, giving the protein MQNQVASKQEPKPVRMCPSVGCMAKFRKQVRLREHVAKHTGQKPWRCDKPGCEKAFLRRTQLKNHCLKHMGLKKYICPSADCRAAFVTKRTLKRHQKYKHVTEDPLKCSVKGCSKTFRKKKALKLHLSEHSGEPLFRCDQPGCEWKSKSKAGVAGHIRRHAGYRCPFQGCQTTSPTWSALQTHRKTHPLDLKCAKCNKPFKNRGALRKHKLTHVFKPIIYTCPREDCKKTFNTVFNLTHHIRKIHLCLQPYHCYHAGCDRTFAMRESLLRHLVAHDPEKKKMKLKFNLKPSRRGRRYHRPLPAVEQNLSRLFNMKLGFRSKTLLESNLSGLFNERLLRDPAEPEVNLSSLFHLPSARARAEKAA